A window from Leptothermofonsia sichuanensis E412 encodes these proteins:
- the galT gene encoding galactose-1-phosphate uridylyltransferase encodes MPSLRGDSSRLPIPQLSYLPELSASMYCQHLLKPDGRKLTLYSRSPITDGIQAPSPENQPVMANPHLRWHPLRGEWVAYASHRQERTFMPPPEYNPLAPTSTLQFPTELPQGHYDIAVFDNRFPSMTLEAFKPPDLIVDTLPANGACEVVVFTQDPRASLGSLELSHLDLLLQVWGDRTRRLGEISQIQYVLPFENKGVEVGVTLHHPHGQIYAYPFVPPVPARMLQQQQTYYQEHQQGLLHHLIQQEITENQRIVYLDSHAIAVVPVCARYPYEVWLAPIQPTPGLVDLSPEQRWSLAKALKTVILKYDGLWNRPFPYLMAWYQAPTDHQPHPEFHLHAEFYPPYRTSDRLKYLAGTELAAGMFVNDALPEEKAKELQAVVIDLETCKSEPGMQ; translated from the coding sequence TTGCCCAGTCTACGCGGGGACAGTAGCCGACTCCCCATTCCCCAACTCAGTTATCTGCCAGAGTTATCTGCCAGTATGTATTGCCAGCACCTGCTCAAACCCGATGGGCGCAAACTGACTCTCTACAGCCGCAGCCCTATTACAGATGGGATTCAAGCTCCCAGCCCTGAGAATCAGCCAGTGATGGCAAATCCCCATCTCCGCTGGCATCCCTTACGGGGAGAGTGGGTCGCTTACGCCAGTCATCGGCAGGAGCGAACTTTCATGCCGCCGCCGGAGTATAATCCTCTTGCTCCAACCAGCACTCTCCAGTTCCCAACGGAGCTTCCCCAGGGGCACTATGACATTGCGGTGTTTGACAACCGCTTCCCCTCCATGACCCTGGAGGCATTCAAACCGCCTGACCTGATCGTCGATACGCTGCCTGCAAATGGAGCCTGTGAGGTGGTTGTCTTCACCCAAGATCCCAGGGCATCCCTGGGATCTCTGGAACTCAGCCATCTGGATCTACTGTTACAGGTCTGGGGCGATCGCACACGCCGCCTGGGAGAAATTTCCCAGATTCAATACGTCCTTCCATTTGAAAACAAAGGCGTCGAAGTGGGTGTGACTTTGCACCATCCCCATGGGCAGATCTATGCCTATCCCTTTGTGCCCCCAGTCCCTGCGCGGATGCTTCAGCAACAGCAGACCTATTATCAGGAACACCAGCAGGGATTATTGCACCATCTTATTCAACAGGAAATCACCGAGAATCAACGGATTGTGTATCTCGATTCCCATGCGATCGCCGTTGTCCCGGTCTGTGCCCGTTACCCTTACGAAGTCTGGCTGGCTCCCATTCAACCCACCCCAGGACTGGTTGATCTCAGCCCGGAACAACGGTGGAGTCTGGCTAAAGCACTGAAGACCGTCATACTTAAATACGATGGTTTGTGGAACCGTCCCTTTCCCTATTTGATGGCATGGTATCAAGCTCCTACAGACCATCAACCCCACCCTGAATTTCATCTCCATGCGGAGTTTTATCCCCCCTACCGCACATCTGACAGGCTGAAATACCTGGCGGGTACAGAACTGGCAGCCGGAATGTTTGTCAACGATGCGCTGCCTGAAGAAAAGGCAAAGGAGTTGCAGGCTGTTGTGATTGATTTAGAAACCTGTAAATCAGAACCAGGGATGCAATAG
- a CDS encoding DUF2288 domain-containing protein yields the protein MSDLRATLAEALDEAEWNWLAPHARRDSVIVVEQTLNLVDVGVAIANDDVLCVQRWIDEALIHKPSSAELASWNLNQSKRFNALIVQPYVLVQEFL from the coding sequence ATGAGTGACTTAAGAGCAACCCTGGCTGAAGCGCTAGATGAAGCTGAATGGAACTGGCTGGCTCCCCATGCCCGGCGCGATTCGGTGATTGTGGTCGAGCAAACGCTCAATCTGGTGGATGTTGGGGTTGCGATCGCGAATGACGATGTGCTTTGTGTTCAACGATGGATAGACGAAGCACTGATTCACAAGCCATCCTCAGCCGAACTGGCAAGCTGGAACCTGAATCAATCTAAACGGTTTAATGCCTTAATCGTTCAGCCCTATGTTCTGGTCCAGGAGTTTCTTTAA